The following coding sequences are from one Candidatus Bathyarchaeota archaeon window:
- the glpX gene encoding class II fructose-bisphosphatase, translated as MVTLRALAPSLTRITVAGAVGAALHIGQGNCDVVDDQAVEFSRAVLHQTDIDGEVICCEGPKDNAPSFAIREKVGTGNGPKVEFVVDPVDGTTATSKGRKDAISALACAPKGCFQILPDDGYYYKIATGGHSIGKISLDMSIEEIVRTVAKNKGLPLSNFTVIMLERERHKEILSQLRKLGVRIILIPDGDIAGAVVSCMPNSGVDLLIGAGAGPEATIAATAVKCLGGTMLVRVWKDKKDDPDRLKRLIDAGVDVNKTYDQDELAKGDQLVFAASGITKGELLNGVTLLADGAVVHSICMRMPSRTIEKSQTTLHFKGHPVYKQFLP; from the coding sequence ATGGTAACTTTAAGAGCACTTGCTCCCTCGTTGACTCGTATAACTGTTGCAGGCGCAGTAGGCGCTGCTCTTCATATTGGACAAGGAAATTGTGATGTTGTAGATGATCAAGCGGTAGAGTTTAGCCGCGCTGTTTTGCATCAAACTGACATTGACGGTGAAGTCATCTGTTGTGAAGGGCCAAAAGATAATGCCCCTAGCTTTGCTATCCGAGAAAAAGTCGGCACAGGCAATGGTCCAAAAGTCGAGTTCGTTGTTGACCCTGTGGACGGAACAACCGCCACCAGCAAAGGACGAAAAGACGCCATATCTGCCCTTGCATGCGCCCCCAAGGGTTGCTTCCAAATCCTCCCTGACGATGGTTACTACTACAAAATCGCTACAGGTGGACACAGCATAGGCAAAATCAGCCTTGACATGAGCATAGAAGAAATCGTGCGCACCGTCGCCAAAAACAAAGGGCTTCCCCTTTCAAACTTTACCGTTATCATGCTTGAACGTGAACGCCACAAAGAAATCCTCTCGCAGCTTCGAAAACTGGGTGTACGCATCATTCTTATTCCTGACGGCGACATCGCAGGCGCAGTGGTTAGCTGCATGCCAAACAGCGGCGTTGACCTTCTTATCGGCGCAGGCGCAGGACCCGAAGCCACCATAGCCGCTACTGCCGTAAAGTGCCTAGGCGGAACCATGCTCGTCAGAGTCTGGAAAGACAAAAAAGACGACCCCGACCGCCTCAAACGCCTCATAGACGCAGGAGTTGACGTAAACAAAACCTACGACCAAGACGAACTAGCCAAAGGCGACCAACTCGTCTTCGCAGCCTCAGGCATAACCAAAGGCGAACTCCTCAACGGCGTAACCCTACTAGCCGACGGTGCAGTTGTCCACTCCATCTGCATGCGCATGCCCAGCCGAACCATCGAAAAATCCCAAACCACCCTCCACTTCAAAGGACACCCCGTCTACAAACAATTCCTACCCTAA
- a CDS encoding DNA alkylation repair protein: MHPVVGRVRAELQEKADEQVKQGFRRFFKEEATFYGVKTPVVRKTAAKYWKEIKTLPKTEVFTLCETLYQSGVMEEATVAGTWLSKITSQLEPSDLNMFEQWIKRYVDNWAKCDDLCNHIIGAILEKYPKTASQVAQWAKSDNRWLKRASAVSFIIPAKKGKFLQQTLQITTTLLNDPDDLVQKGYGWLLKEQTKTHQQQILQYVLQHKNTMPRTALRYAIEKMPQNLKTQAMQKD, translated from the coding sequence ATGCATCCTGTTGTTGGGCGGGTTAGGGCAGAGCTTCAGGAGAAAGCGGACGAGCAGGTAAAGCAGGGGTTTAGACGGTTTTTCAAAGAAGAAGCTACCTTTTATGGCGTAAAAACCCCTGTCGTGCGCAAAACTGCGGCGAAATACTGGAAAGAAATCAAAACACTGCCTAAAACAGAGGTTTTCACGCTCTGCGAGACCCTATATCAGTCAGGCGTTATGGAAGAAGCAACAGTAGCGGGAACGTGGCTATCCAAAATAACAAGCCAGCTTGAACCCAGCGACCTAAACATGTTCGAGCAGTGGATAAAAAGGTACGTTGACAACTGGGCAAAATGCGACGACCTTTGCAACCACATCATCGGCGCGATTTTAGAGAAATACCCCAAAACCGCATCCCAAGTCGCACAGTGGGCAAAATCCGATAACCGATGGCTAAAAAGAGCCTCCGCCGTCTCCTTTATCATCCCCGCCAAAAAAGGAAAATTCTTACAACAAACCCTACAAATCACAACCACCCTGCTTAACGACCCCGACGATTTAGTCCAAAAAGGCTACGGCTGGCTCCTCAAAGAACAAACCAAAACCCACCAACAACAAATCCTCCAGTACGTTCTACAACACAAAAACACCATGCCCCGAACCGCCCTACGCTACGCCATAGAAAAAATGCCCCAAAACCTCAAAACCCAAGCCATGCAAAAAGACTAA
- a CDS encoding MgtC/SapB family protein, whose protein sequence is METILSFDVFLSLVLAVVLGAVVGLEREFAHRPAGLRTHVLVCLGSCLFTIVSVSFSADPARIAAGIVAGIGFIGAGTIWAEVDKVKGITTAASLWATSAIGITVGIGDYPLAVVVTVLVFLVLSARYVLRRLG, encoded by the coding sequence ATGGAGACTATTCTTTCTTTTGATGTTTTTCTGAGTTTGGTTTTGGCTGTTGTTCTTGGGGCGGTTGTTGGTTTGGAGCGTGAGTTTGCTCATAGGCCTGCGGGGTTGCGAACGCATGTGCTGGTTTGTTTGGGTTCTTGCTTGTTCACCATAGTTTCAGTAAGCTTTAGCGCAGACCCCGCGCGCATCGCAGCAGGCATAGTTGCGGGTATCGGGTTCATAGGCGCAGGCACCATCTGGGCGGAAGTTGACAAAGTCAAAGGCATAACCACTGCCGCTAGTCTTTGGGCGACCTCTGCCATAGGCATAACCGTGGGTATCGGTGATTATCCTTTGGCGGTTGTGGTTACGGTGTTGGTGTTTCTGGTTTTGTCTGCCAGATATGTCCTAAGAAGGCTGGGGTAA
- a CDS encoding cation-translocating P-type ATPase: protein MTTFEHEKSCRETFHAEDDESESRKIMVALAVILGVTILIAGVLTLVAQGVPLGFVLPFSNEVATVSNLLYYVTVISAAVYIGYVGLRELVGERRFSVEFLMAVAALGAVYLGYLFEGATVLLLYCIAEYFEHYIQERAKKTVEKLSQFMPEQARVIEDGAEKSVAVSEVTIGTTVLVRPGERIPVDGNIVEGSGQVDQALVTGESVPVTKAVNDCVYAGTLNTSGVLKITVTKTSDETLVSRIVKLVTESSKHKASIEKLVDRFAKIYVPIVLVLAVFTAFALPALISEPFQTWLYRALILLVLSCPSAFIISVPATIFVAITIAAKRGVIIKGGIYVEKLNRVKTVVFDKTGTLTLGKPVVHEVRAVSRPQEVALAYAAALDQFSNHPIAQAIVRRAAEHGIDISKLTITDVTEVPGKGIVGYVDGNFVAVGNPELMKEFDCNCEEAYALSETDTHTSVCISVGKAGMASVCVVDEVREDAKNAIAALNKAKVKTAMLTGDRKEIAKEIASELKLSEVHAELFPEDKLRLVDELKSRGGGLVAMVGDGVNDAPALAASDVGIAMGAGGVDVALESADVVLVKDELSQIPYLLRLSEKTMTIAKQNIAASLVVKLILGALGLMGLIPLWFTVASGDDGVTMLLLLNTLRLERVK, encoded by the coding sequence ATGACTACTTTTGAGCACGAAAAAAGCTGTAGGGAAACCTTTCACGCAGAAGATGATGAGTCTGAAAGCCGCAAAATCATGGTTGCTTTAGCTGTAATCTTGGGCGTAACCATACTGATTGCAGGCGTTTTAACCCTTGTCGCACAGGGTGTTCCTCTGGGGTTTGTTTTGCCCTTCTCAAATGAAGTTGCCACCGTAAGCAACCTGCTCTACTACGTCACCGTCATTTCCGCCGCCGTCTACATCGGCTACGTCGGGTTGCGTGAGTTGGTTGGGGAGCGGCGTTTTAGTGTCGAGTTTCTTATGGCTGTTGCGGCTTTGGGTGCAGTTTACTTGGGGTACCTCTTTGAGGGCGCTACTGTTTTGCTTTTGTACTGTATAGCTGAATATTTTGAGCATTACATCCAAGAGCGCGCCAAAAAAACCGTGGAAAAACTCAGCCAGTTTATGCCCGAGCAAGCCCGCGTCATAGAAGACGGCGCCGAAAAATCCGTAGCGGTTTCCGAGGTGACGATTGGAACAACGGTTCTGGTTCGTCCAGGGGAGCGAATTCCCGTTGACGGCAACATCGTGGAGGGTTCGGGGCAGGTGGATCAAGCTTTGGTTACGGGTGAGTCTGTGCCTGTTACGAAAGCGGTGAATGACTGCGTTTATGCGGGAACCCTAAACACCAGCGGCGTTTTGAAAATCACGGTTACTAAAACCTCTGACGAAACCCTTGTCTCGCGCATAGTTAAACTCGTCACTGAATCCAGCAAACACAAAGCCTCCATAGAAAAACTCGTTGACCGCTTCGCCAAAATCTACGTCCCCATCGTCCTTGTCCTTGCCGTATTCACCGCCTTTGCCCTCCCCGCCCTCATATCCGAACCCTTCCAAACCTGGCTCTACCGCGCCCTCATCTTGCTAGTACTCTCATGCCCCAGCGCATTCATCATCTCAGTTCCCGCAACCATCTTTGTCGCCATAACCATAGCAGCCAAACGAGGCGTGATCATAAAAGGCGGCATCTACGTGGAAAAGCTAAACCGCGTAAAAACTGTTGTCTTCGACAAAACAGGTACCTTAACTCTTGGCAAACCCGTGGTGCATGAAGTCAGGGCAGTTTCAAGACCCCAAGAAGTAGCGTTAGCATACGCGGCTGCCTTGGACCAGTTTAGCAATCACCCCATCGCCCAAGCTATAGTACGCCGAGCCGCTGAACACGGCATAGACATAAGCAAACTCACCATCACCGACGTCACCGAAGTCCCCGGCAAAGGCATCGTAGGCTATGTAGACGGCAACTTTGTAGCTGTAGGCAACCCTGAGTTAATGAAAGAATTTGACTGCAACTGCGAAGAAGCCTACGCCCTAAGCGAAACCGACACCCACACCTCTGTTTGCATATCCGTGGGCAAAGCAGGCATGGCTTCAGTTTGCGTGGTTGATGAAGTTCGCGAAGACGCCAAAAACGCCATAGCCGCGCTGAACAAGGCAAAAGTGAAAACAGCCATGCTAACAGGTGACCGCAAAGAAATCGCCAAGGAAATCGCATCTGAACTCAAGCTCTCCGAGGTTCACGCGGAGCTGTTTCCTGAAGATAAACTGCGCCTTGTGGATGAACTAAAAAGCCGAGGCGGCGGGTTGGTGGCTATGGTCGGCGATGGAGTAAATGATGCTCCTGCATTAGCTGCTTCTGACGTGGGCATTGCCATGGGCGCGGGCGGCGTGGACGTAGCCTTAGAATCCGCAGACGTTGTCTTAGTAAAAGATGAGCTATCCCAAATACCGTACCTGCTCAGGCTAAGCGAAAAAACCATGACCATCGCCAAACAAAACATCGCCGCGTCTTTGGTAGTTAAACTGATTCTGGGCGCTTTGGGGCTTATGGGTTTGATTCCACTTTGGTTCACCGTGGCTTCAGGAGACGACGGCGTAACCATGCTGCTCCTGCTCAACACTTTGCGCCTTGAACGCGTCAAATAA
- a CDS encoding ribbon-helix-helix domain-containing protein translates to MKLITLYLPETYIKALDQLVGECFYPNRAEAIRVAIRDLISAEVWRRKGVD, encoded by the coding sequence ATGAAATTAATCACACTGTACCTACCTGAAACATACATAAAAGCCTTGGATCAACTCGTAGGCGAATGTTTTTACCCCAACAGGGCCGAAGCAATTCGAGTAGCCATACGTGACTTAATCAGCGCCGAAGTCTGGAGGAGAAAAGGTGTTGACTAA